One window from the genome of Pseudomonas fluorescens encodes:
- a CDS encoding proline iminopeptidase-family hydrolase, protein MWREIEPDQRYDVEVDGHRLVAYGFGDGDDVLLCLNGGPGLPCDYLRDSHGWLKEKGLRVIAFDQLGTGASARPTDESLWDITRYVAEVETVRQALDLGKVHLLGHSWGGWLAIEYAIHHPQSLKTLILENTAGDIPHLSLELGRLRAALGSETVAMMQRHEALGTLDHPQYQAAITLLNYRHVCRLDEWPAPVTRSLGDWNMGPYMTMQGPNEFLYTGNLKDWNRIEQMAGFEMPVLITTGQHDELTPACAMRMKMALKDVQLNVFPNSSHMPFYEEPQAYFPVLLDFLHRHRN, encoded by the coding sequence ATGTGGCGTGAGATCGAGCCAGACCAGCGGTACGACGTGGAAGTCGATGGTCATCGTCTGGTGGCCTATGGCTTTGGCGACGGCGACGACGTGCTGTTGTGCCTCAATGGCGGGCCGGGATTGCCTTGCGATTATCTGCGTGACAGCCATGGCTGGCTCAAGGAAAAGGGCTTGCGGGTCATCGCTTTCGATCAGTTGGGGACCGGCGCCTCGGCCAGGCCTACTGACGAATCCCTGTGGGACATCACCCGCTATGTGGCGGAGGTAGAGACCGTCCGCCAAGCCCTCGACCTGGGCAAAGTGCACCTGCTGGGGCACTCCTGGGGTGGCTGGCTGGCGATCGAGTACGCCATTCATCACCCTCAATCGCTGAAAACCCTGATCCTGGAAAATACCGCCGGCGATATTCCTCATCTGTCCCTGGAGCTGGGGCGTCTGCGGGCTGCCCTGGGCAGTGAGACCGTCGCGATGATGCAGCGCCATGAAGCCTTGGGCACCCTGGATCATCCGCAATACCAGGCGGCCATCACCCTGCTCAACTACCGCCATGTCTGCCGTCTGGACGAGTGGCCAGCACCGGTGACACGTTCCCTGGGCGACTGGAACATGGGGCCTTACATGACCATGCAGGGCCCCAACGAATTTCTCTATACCGGCAATCTCAAGGACTGGAATCGCATCGAGCAGATGGCCGGCTTCGAAATGCCTGTGCTGATCACCACCGGTCAACATGATGAACTGACGCCAGCCTGTGCGATGCGCATGAAAATGGCGCTCAAGGATGTACAACTGAATGTGTTCCCCAACAGCAGCCACATGCCGTTCTACGAAGAGCCCCAAGCCTACTTCCCAGTCCTGCTGGACTTTCTGCACCGCCATCGGAACTAG
- a CDS encoding ABC transporter permease has product MNLARYRFILSRPLQLLPVLFGISMITFVLVRSIPGDPARALLGSRSTPEALIRIRAQYGLDQPLWMQYFYFLKNLLKGDLGQSLLYKVDALQLISTRIEPTLFLVLGSVLLALLIAVPLATVAARNKSGWQDHLIRLFTTAGLGMPAFWLGIMLILLLSVQLGLFPVSGYGRTGWDKLHHMVLPCLTIALALSAVLVRNLRASMLMELQADHATAARARGLSERAIFRRHVLPNSLVPAVNLLAVNIGWLISGTVVIESLFAIPGIGQLLVRGIFTRDYMVVQGVAMVLALATVTVNFLADVLTVMIDPRVNMR; this is encoded by the coding sequence ATGAACCTGGCGCGCTACCGTTTCATACTGTCGCGCCCGCTACAGCTATTGCCGGTGCTGTTTGGCATCAGCATGATCACCTTTGTGCTCGTGCGCTCGATCCCCGGGGACCCCGCCAGGGCGCTGCTGGGCTCGCGCAGCACGCCGGAGGCGCTGATCAGGATTCGTGCCCAGTACGGTCTCGACCAGCCCTTGTGGATGCAGTACTTCTACTTTCTCAAGAACCTGCTCAAAGGCGATCTCGGCCAATCGCTGCTCTACAAAGTCGATGCCTTGCAACTGATCAGTACCCGCATTGAACCAACCCTGTTCCTGGTGCTCGGCAGCGTACTGCTGGCGCTGCTGATTGCCGTGCCACTGGCCACGGTAGCGGCACGCAACAAGAGCGGTTGGCAGGATCATCTGATTCGCCTGTTCACCACGGCAGGGCTCGGCATGCCGGCGTTCTGGCTCGGCATCATGTTGATCCTGCTGCTCAGTGTGCAGTTGGGACTGTTCCCGGTCTCAGGCTATGGACGTACAGGGTGGGACAAACTGCATCACATGGTTTTGCCGTGCCTGACCATTGCCTTGGCACTCTCCGCCGTTCTGGTGCGCAACCTGCGCGCGAGCATGCTCATGGAGCTACAAGCCGATCATGCCACCGCCGCACGGGCCCGGGGCTTGTCCGAGCGGGCGATATTTCGCCGGCATGTGCTGCCCAACTCCCTGGTACCGGCGGTCAACCTGCTGGCGGTAAATATCGGCTGGTTGATCAGCGGCACGGTGGTCATCGAAAGTCTGTTTGCCATTCCCGGCATCGGTCAATTGCTGGTACGCGGCATCTTTACCCGCGACTACATGGTGGTCCAAGGCGTGGCCATGGTGCTGGCCCTCGCCACCGTCACGGTCAATTTCCTCGCCGATGTGCTGACCGTGATGATTGATCCGCGGGTGAACATGCGATGA
- a CDS encoding ABC transporter permease, with amino-acid sequence MSGQTLSPTWRLALRFGLRNGRLATVLGLAILFGWLLLALLAPWVAPFDPIAQNTDIRLLGPSLAHPFGTDNFGRDVLSRVIWGARIDLQISVIGVVFPFLIGTCVGALAGYIGGRFDTICMRLIDIILAFPFLVLMLAIMAILGPGLSSFYIAMALVGWVSYARLIRSQILVLKQSDFALAAKSLGFGHGRILFRHLLPNAMFGSIVFSMSDAVLVLLNGAAVSYLGLGVQPPTAEWGTMVAEGQSFITNAWWICTFPGLAIVTLAMGFSLLADGVAEHLGERP; translated from the coding sequence ATGAGCGGCCAGACCCTCAGTCCCACCTGGCGTCTTGCGCTGCGCTTCGGCTTGCGCAACGGTCGCCTGGCCACCGTGCTAGGCCTGGCGATCCTGTTTGGCTGGCTGTTGCTCGCCCTCTTGGCACCCTGGGTCGCGCCCTTCGATCCGATTGCCCAGAACACCGATATTCGCCTGCTGGGGCCGAGCCTGGCCCATCCGTTCGGCACGGACAATTTCGGTCGCGACGTTCTTTCCCGAGTGATCTGGGGTGCGCGCATCGACTTGCAGATTTCCGTGATCGGAGTGGTTTTCCCGTTCTTGATCGGCACTTGCGTCGGCGCCTTGGCCGGCTATATCGGTGGCCGCTTCGACACGATCTGCATGCGCCTGATCGATATTATCCTGGCCTTCCCCTTCCTGGTGCTGATGTTGGCAATCATGGCCATCCTCGGCCCCGGCCTGAGCAGCTTTTATATTGCGATGGCCCTGGTGGGCTGGGTGTCCTATGCACGGCTGATCCGTTCGCAGATCCTGGTGCTCAAGCAAAGCGATTTCGCCTTGGCGGCCAAAAGCCTGGGCTTCGGCCATGGACGCATTCTGTTTCGGCACCTGTTGCCCAATGCCATGTTCGGTTCGATCGTGTTTTCCATGTCCGACGCGGTGCTGGTACTGCTCAATGGGGCGGCGGTCAGCTATCTCGGCCTGGGGGTTCAGCCACCCACCGCCGAGTGGGGCACGATGGTCGCCGAAGGCCAGAGCTTTATCACCAACGCCTGGTGGATCTGCACCTTCCCGGGACTGGCGATCGTCACCTTGGCCATGGGCTTCAGTCTGCTGGCCGACGGTGTCGCCGAGCACCTCGGAGAACGCCCATGA
- a CDS encoding ABC transporter ATP-binding protein — protein MSTPVLHVEDLSVIAGHGEDEVTLVDRVSFDLAEGEILGLVGESGSGKTMACRALMRLLPSANLRVQGKAVRLAGKDLLTLDEADMRGIRGRRLGMIFQNPGSHLDPLMRIGEQIGEGIRLHQGASKREARAKAIDVLRQVGIPDPLTRVDSFPHEFSGGMRQRAMIAVALGCNPQVLIADEPTTALDVTVQAQILRLLLDLRDQRGLSIIMITHDLGIVAQTCDSIAVMYAGRLCEHGNKLDLLAHPRHPYTAALIDCQPATSAGHAMLRTIAGQPPLLDALPTGCRFNPRCLQQGSQCTRLLPQMQVTTEAHRVACHYPQPVEASS, from the coding sequence ATGAGCACACCGGTGTTGCACGTCGAGGACCTCAGCGTGATCGCCGGCCACGGTGAGGACGAGGTCACGCTGGTGGATCGCGTGTCATTTGACTTGGCCGAAGGCGAAATCCTCGGTCTGGTGGGTGAAAGCGGCTCAGGCAAGACGATGGCCTGCCGGGCCTTGATGCGCTTGCTGCCCTCTGCAAACCTGCGGGTCCAAGGCAAGGCCGTGCGCCTTGCCGGCAAGGACCTGCTGACACTGGATGAAGCCGACATGCGGGGCATACGGGGTCGGCGGCTAGGGATGATTTTTCAGAATCCCGGCAGTCATCTTGACCCGTTGATGCGTATTGGCGAACAGATCGGCGAGGGCATACGCCTGCATCAGGGGGCGTCCAAGCGTGAAGCACGGGCGAAGGCCATTGATGTGTTACGCCAGGTGGGCATTCCCGATCCGCTAACGCGGGTCGACAGTTTTCCCCATGAGTTTTCCGGTGGCATGCGTCAACGCGCCATGATCGCCGTGGCATTGGGTTGCAACCCCCAGGTGCTGATCGCCGATGAGCCGACCACTGCCCTGGATGTCACGGTACAGGCACAGATCCTGCGCCTGCTCCTGGATTTGCGCGACCAACGTGGGCTGTCAATCATCATGATCACCCACGACCTGGGGATCGTCGCCCAGACCTGTGATTCCATCGCGGTGATGTACGCCGGTCGGCTCTGCGAACACGGCAACAAGCTTGATCTGCTGGCTCACCCACGACATCCCTATACGGCGGCCCTGATCGACTGCCAACCGGCTACCAGCGCCGGCCATGCCATGCTCAGAACCATCGCCGGCCAGCCGCCTCTGCTGGATGCGCTGCCCACCGGTTGCCGCTTCAATCCTCGCTGCCTTCAACAGGGCAGCCAGTGCACGCGGCTGTTGCCACAGATGCAAGTCACGACAGAGGCACACCGAGTTGCCTGCCATTACCCGCAGCCTGTGGAAGCTTCGTCATGA
- a CDS encoding ABC transporter ATP-binding protein yields the protein MTLLHVKDLQVRFAAPGSGPFGINRQWVKAVNGVSLSLAAGEVLGLVGESGSGKSTLGRAILRLTEVSAGQILFDGVDMAQGKRIDIERLRHETAMIFQDPYTALNPRMSIGDTLAEVLRVRCAIPASLIRQRVDELLNLVGLRPELAHRKPGSLSGGQCQRVGIARALAIEPRLIIADECVAALDVSIQGQIINLLLELRQRMNLAILFIAHDLAIVRRLCDRVAVMYLGEIVEQGPTETVFSSPRHPYTVALIQSIPHIDPTRPLLSAPLPGEPPSPLNLPSGCVFHPRCRYAQPICAKTPPPSHDINGHRYSCVLGEPLL from the coding sequence ATGACCCTGTTGCACGTGAAAGATCTGCAGGTGCGCTTTGCCGCCCCTGGCAGTGGTCCGTTCGGAATCAACAGGCAATGGGTGAAAGCCGTCAACGGAGTGTCGCTGAGTCTGGCCGCCGGAGAGGTGCTTGGGTTGGTGGGGGAGTCGGGCAGCGGCAAGAGCACCCTGGGTCGGGCCATCTTGCGCCTCACTGAGGTCAGCGCCGGACAAATCCTGTTCGATGGCGTGGATATGGCTCAAGGCAAGCGTATCGACATCGAGCGACTGCGCCACGAAACCGCGATGATTTTCCAGGATCCTTATACCGCCCTCAATCCACGGATGAGCATTGGCGACACTCTGGCTGAAGTGCTGCGCGTGCGCTGTGCGATCCCTGCATCGCTGATTCGCCAGCGGGTCGATGAACTGCTGAACCTGGTCGGCCTGCGACCGGAGCTGGCCCACCGCAAACCGGGTTCGTTGAGTGGCGGTCAATGCCAACGTGTGGGGATCGCTCGGGCACTGGCCATCGAGCCACGGTTGATCATCGCCGATGAATGCGTGGCCGCGCTGGACGTTTCCATCCAGGGACAGATCATCAACCTGCTGCTGGAGCTGCGACAGCGCATGAACCTGGCGATTCTGTTCATCGCTCACGACCTGGCGATCGTTCGGCGGCTCTGTGATCGGGTCGCCGTGATGTACCTCGGCGAGATCGTCGAGCAAGGGCCCACGGAGACCGTGTTCAGCAGCCCGCGGCATCCTTATACCGTCGCGTTGATCCAGTCCATTCCACACATCGACCCGACTCGACCGTTGCTGAGCGCCCCCCTGCCTGGCGAGCCACCCAGCCCCCTGAACCTTCCATCCGGCTGCGTTTTTCACCCGCGCTGCCGGTATGCACAACCCATCTGCGCGAAAACGCCGCCCCCCAGCCATGACATCAATGGACATCGTTATAGCTGTGTGCTCGGAGAGCCATTGCTCTAA
- a CDS encoding ABC transporter substrate-binding protein: MRSKHLKLLTAATLTVCTLAAGVAQAAGVLTIGCREESTTFDPIKSAQNRDNWVFSNVYDVLVRVDNTGTQLVPGLAESWQVSDDGMTYTFKLRSAKFSDGSAITASDAAFSLLRIRDNKGSLWSDSYKIIDKAQATDPQTLVVTLTSPSVPFLAQLALPNVSILSQKAMEKMGEEAYAQDPVASGAFIVKEWLRGDRVVLEKNPHFWQADKVSLDGVEWISIPDDNTRMLKVQAGELDSAIFVPFSRVETLKKDPNLVVHMDPSTREDHLLINHEHGLLGKPEVRQALDLAINKKSLVDTVTFGHGQVAYSYIPKGALYHNADNLQRPYDPEKAKKMLADAGASGLKLNYVVNAGNEADEQIAVLVQQQLAAVGVTATLQKVDPTQSWQMLIDGDYDLSVMYWTNDILDPDQKTTFVLGHDTNMNYMTRYKNDKVKDLVAAARVEVDPTKRKQMYTDLQAIAKQDVNWIDLYYSPYINISRKNIEHFQQNPLGRFSLEETVKR, from the coding sequence ATGCGATCGAAACACTTGAAGTTGCTGACCGCCGCGACGTTGACCGTTTGCACACTGGCGGCCGGTGTCGCCCAGGCAGCAGGCGTGCTGACCATCGGTTGCCGTGAAGAAAGTACGACGTTCGACCCGATCAAAAGCGCGCAGAACCGTGATAACTGGGTGTTCTCCAATGTCTACGACGTATTGGTGCGCGTCGACAATACCGGCACCCAGCTGGTACCGGGGCTGGCCGAAAGCTGGCAGGTTTCCGACGATGGCATGACCTATACCTTCAAACTACGCTCGGCCAAGTTCTCCGACGGCTCAGCGATTACCGCCAGCGATGCAGCGTTCAGTCTGTTGCGAATCCGCGACAACAAAGGGTCGTTGTGGAGCGACTCCTACAAGATTATCGACAAGGCCCAGGCAACCGACCCGCAGACACTGGTGGTGACACTCACGAGCCCTTCAGTGCCCTTCCTCGCGCAGCTGGCGTTACCCAACGTCTCCATCCTGTCGCAAAAGGCCATGGAGAAAATGGGTGAGGAAGCCTATGCCCAGGACCCCGTCGCCTCTGGCGCCTTTATCGTCAAGGAGTGGCTACGCGGTGATCGCGTAGTGCTGGAAAAGAACCCCCACTTCTGGCAGGCCGACAAGGTGAGCCTGGATGGCGTGGAATGGATCTCCATCCCGGATGACAATACGCGAATGTTGAAGGTACAGGCCGGTGAACTGGATTCGGCGATCTTCGTGCCCTTCTCGCGCGTCGAAACCCTGAAGAAAGATCCCAACCTGGTCGTACACATGGATCCCTCCACCCGTGAGGATCATCTGCTGATCAACCATGAGCACGGCCTGCTGGGCAAGCCTGAAGTACGTCAGGCCCTGGACCTTGCGATCAACAAGAAATCCCTGGTCGATACCGTGACCTTCGGCCATGGCCAGGTGGCTTATTCCTACATTCCTAAAGGAGCGCTTTATCACAATGCCGATAATCTGCAGCGCCCGTACGACCCGGAAAAAGCCAAAAAAATGCTGGCCGATGCAGGCGCTTCAGGCCTGAAGCTCAACTATGTGGTCAATGCGGGCAATGAAGCCGACGAGCAGATCGCCGTGCTGGTCCAGCAACAGCTCGCAGCAGTCGGCGTGACAGCCACCTTGCAGAAAGTCGACCCAACCCAGAGTTGGCAAATGCTGATCGACGGCGACTACGATCTGTCCGTGATGTACTGGACCAACGACATCCTCGACCCGGACCAGAAGACCACCTTCGTGCTGGGACATGACACCAACATGAATTACATGACCCGCTACAAGAACGACAAGGTCAAGGATCTGGTCGCGGCCGCGCGGGTAGAAGTGGACCCGACCAAGCGCAAGCAGATGTATACCGACCTTCAGGCAATCGCCAAGCAGGACGTCAACTGGATCGATCTCTACTACAGCCCGTACATCAATATTTCGCGCAAGAACATCGAGCACTTCCAACAAAACCCACTGGGACGCTTCTCTCTTGAGGAAACAGTGAAGCGCTAG
- the katG gene encoding catalase/peroxidase HPI produces MANESKCPFNHAAGGGTTNRDWWPNQLNLKILHQHSSLSDPMGEDFNYAEAFKRLDFQALKQDLNALMTDSQDWWPADFGHYGPLFVRMAWHSAGTYRTGDGRGGAGSGQQRFAPLNSWPDNVSLDKARRLLWPIKQKYGRNISWADLIVLTGNVALESMGFKTFGFSGGRADVWEPDEDVYWGSENKWLGGDVRYGKPDKAAMQDPGEGQLVAEPGNEESRTDEGRNLENPLAAVQMGLIYVNPEGPEGQPDPVAAGLDIRETFARMAMDDEETVALIAGGHAFGKTHGAGPADNVGAEPEAAGLELQGLGWKSTFGTGKGPDTITSGLEVTWTTTPTRWSNNYLENLFGFEWELTKSPAGAHQWTPKNGAGAGIIPDAHDPAKRRNPTMLTTDLALRFDPIYEKISRRFLENPEQLSDAFARAWFKLIHRDMGPLSRYLGPELPNEELLWQDPIPAVDHPLVNDSDIAALKGKLLAAGLTVSQLVSTAWAAASTFRGSDKRGGANGGRLRLAPQKDWPANQPEQLAQVLATLEKVRSEFNTAQADGKKISLADLIVLAGSAGIEQAAKNAGLSVTVPFTPGRMDASQEQTDVESFGFLEPIADGFRNYLKGRYRVSAEALLIDKAQLLTLSAPQMTALIGGLRVLDTNVGHTAHGVFTQRPGTLTNDFFVNLLDMGVEWKALSDTQETFEARDRKTGQVKWTGTRVDLVFGSNAQLRALAEVYASPDAQEQFVKDFIAAWVKVMNLDRFDLR; encoded by the coding sequence ATGGCAAACGAATCGAAATGCCCGTTCAATCACGCCGCTGGCGGTGGCACGACGAACCGCGACTGGTGGCCGAACCAACTGAATCTGAAGATCCTGCACCAGCACTCCTCGCTGTCCGACCCAATGGGCGAGGATTTCAACTATGCCGAAGCGTTCAAGCGCCTGGACTTCCAGGCCTTGAAACAAGACCTGAATGCGCTGATGACCGACTCGCAAGACTGGTGGCCGGCGGACTTCGGCCACTATGGGCCGCTCTTTGTCCGCATGGCTTGGCACAGTGCAGGCACCTACCGCACCGGTGATGGGCGCGGTGGGGCGGGTTCCGGCCAGCAGCGGTTTGCACCGCTCAACAGCTGGCCCGACAACGTCAGCCTCGACAAGGCGCGTCGGCTGCTGTGGCCGATCAAGCAGAAGTATGGTCGCAACATCTCCTGGGCCGACCTGATCGTCCTCACTGGCAACGTCGCGCTGGAGTCCATGGGCTTCAAGACCTTCGGCTTTTCCGGTGGTCGTGCCGATGTCTGGGAGCCGGATGAAGACGTCTACTGGGGTTCCGAAAACAAATGGCTGGGGGGCGATGTCCGCTATGGCAAGCCCGACAAAGCCGCCATGCAGGATCCCGGCGAGGGCCAATTGGTGGCCGAACCTGGCAACGAAGAAAGCCGAACTGACGAAGGACGCAACCTGGAGAACCCACTGGCCGCCGTGCAGATGGGGCTGATCTACGTCAACCCGGAAGGCCCCGAGGGCCAGCCGGACCCGGTCGCCGCCGGGCTGGATATTCGCGAAACCTTCGCCCGCATGGCGATGGACGACGAAGAAACCGTGGCACTGATTGCCGGCGGCCACGCCTTCGGCAAGACCCACGGCGCCGGGCCTGCGGACAATGTCGGTGCCGAGCCCGAAGCCGCTGGCCTGGAGCTGCAAGGCCTGGGCTGGAAGAGCACCTTCGGCACCGGCAAGGGGCCCGACACCATCACCAGTGGCCTGGAAGTCACCTGGACCACCACGCCCACCCGCTGGAGCAACAATTACCTGGAGAACCTGTTCGGCTTCGAATGGGAACTGACCAAGAGCCCGGCAGGCGCGCATCAATGGACACCGAAAAACGGCGCAGGCGCGGGCATCATCCCCGATGCCCACGACCCGGCCAAACGGCGTAACCCAACGATGCTGACCACCGACCTGGCCCTGCGCTTCGACCCGATCTACGAAAAAATCTCCCGGCGTTTCCTGGAAAACCCGGAGCAGTTGTCCGACGCCTTTGCCCGCGCCTGGTTCAAGCTGATCCACCGTGACATGGGCCCGCTCTCACGCTACCTCGGCCCGGAACTGCCCAACGAAGAACTGCTGTGGCAAGACCCTATCCCGGCGGTCGACCATCCGCTGGTCAACGACAGCGACATCGCTGCCCTCAAAGGCAAGCTGCTGGCCGCGGGCCTCACGGTTTCACAGCTGGTGTCCACGGCGTGGGCCGCGGCTTCCACCTTCCGTGGTTCCGACAAACGCGGCGGTGCCAACGGTGGCCGCCTGCGCCTGGCCCCGCAGAAGGATTGGCCAGCCAACCAGCCAGAACAACTGGCCCAAGTGCTGGCGACCCTGGAAAAGGTTCGGAGCGAGTTCAATACGGCCCAAGCCGACGGCAAGAAAATCTCCCTGGCGGACCTGATCGTGCTGGCCGGCAGCGCCGGTATTGAACAGGCCGCGAAAAATGCCGGGCTCAGCGTGACGGTACCCTTCACGCCAGGACGCATGGACGCGAGCCAGGAGCAGACGGACGTCGAGTCGTTCGGTTTTCTCGAGCCCATTGCCGATGGTTTTCGCAACTACCTCAAGGGCCGGTACCGCGTGTCCGCCGAGGCGCTGCTGATCGACAAGGCACAACTGCTGACCCTCAGTGCCCCGCAAATGACGGCACTGATTGGCGGCCTGCGGGTACTGGATACCAACGTCGGCCACACTGCGCACGGTGTCTTTACTCAACGGCCAGGAACGTTGACCAACGACTTTTTCGTCAACCTGCTCGACATGGGCGTGGAATGGAAAGCCCTTTCCGACACCCAGGAAACCTTCGAGGCCCGCGACCGCAAGACCGGCCAGGTCAAATGGACCGGCACGCGCGTCGATCTGGTCTTCGGCTCCAACGCGCAGCTGCGGGCCCTGGCCGAAGTCTATGCCAGCCCGGATGCCCAGGAGCAGTTCGTCAAGGACTTCATCGCGGCGTGGGTCAAGGTGATGAACCTGGATCGGTTCGATCTGCGGTGA
- a CDS encoding methyl-accepting chemotaxis protein, translating into MTATVQEVARNAEEASQAAAAADGEARAGDKVVSEAIAQIERLASEVVRSTDAMTVLQQESDKIGSVMDVIKAVAEQTNLLALNAAIEAARAGEAGRGFAVVADEVRGLAQRTQKSTEEIEGLVAGLQNGTQQVAAVMNNSRSLTDSSVALTRKAGESLGNITRTVSNIQSMNQQIAAAAEQQSAVAEEISRSIINVRDVSEQTAAASEETAASSVELARLGNQLQMMVSHFRV; encoded by the coding sequence ATGACCGCCACGGTCCAGGAAGTCGCGCGCAACGCCGAAGAAGCCTCCCAGGCAGCCGCCGCCGCGGATGGCGAAGCCCGCGCCGGCGACAAGGTGGTCAGCGAAGCCATCGCCCAGATCGAACGCCTGGCCAGCGAAGTGGTGCGTTCCACCGACGCCATGACCGTGCTGCAACAGGAAAGCGACAAGATCGGCAGCGTCATGGACGTGATCAAGGCCGTGGCCGAGCAGACCAACCTGTTGGCGCTCAACGCCGCCATCGAAGCGGCCCGCGCCGGTGAAGCCGGGCGTGGTTTCGCCGTGGTGGCCGACGAAGTCCGCGGCCTGGCCCAGCGCACGCAGAAATCCACCGAGGAAATCGAAGGCCTGGTGGCCGGCCTGCAGAACGGTACCCAGCAAGTGGCCGCCGTGATGAACAACAGCCGCAGCCTCACCGACAGCAGCGTGGCCCTGACGCGCAAGGCTGGGGAATCCCTGGGAAACATCACCCGCACGGTGTCGAACATCCAGTCGATGAACCAGCAGATCGCCGCCGCTGCCGAGCAGCAAAGCGCCGTGGCCGAGGAGATCAGCCGCAGCATCATCAACGTGCGCGACGTGTCAGAACAGACCGCCGCCGCCAGCGAAGAAACCGCCGCTTCCAGCGTGGAACTGGCGCGGCTGGGCAATCAATTGCAGATGATGGTCAGCCACTTCAGGGTTTGA
- a CDS encoding type II toxin-antitoxin system VapC family toxin — MIVLDTNVISEFMRAEPNASVLAWVDLQPAMELVICAVTVAEILHGVARLPSGKRKQRLEAHAMAMFEEDFAGRILPFDAHAAVEYATLVASCEAKGRTAGMADAQIAAICRTHGALIATRNTRDFEFPGVDVINPWNA, encoded by the coding sequence ATGATAGTGCTCGATACCAACGTGATTTCAGAGTTCATGCGTGCAGAGCCGAACGCCAGTGTCCTGGCCTGGGTTGATTTGCAGCCTGCAATGGAACTGGTCATTTGCGCTGTTACCGTGGCGGAAATTCTTCATGGTGTCGCCCGGCTGCCTTCCGGCAAGCGCAAGCAAAGGCTTGAAGCCCATGCAATGGCAATGTTCGAAGAGGATTTTGCTGGCCGGATCCTGCCTTTCGATGCCCATGCGGCGGTTGAGTACGCGACCCTCGTTGCGTCATGCGAGGCGAAGGGGAGGACGGCCGGCATGGCTGATGCACAGATTGCCGCTATTTGCCGTACTCACGGGGCGCTAATTGCAACCCGCAATACCAGGGACTTCGAGTTTCCAGGGGTTGACGTCATCAACCCCTGGAACGCTTGA
- a CDS encoding FitA-like ribbon-helix-helix domain-containing protein, translating into MASLTIRNLDDQIKEQLRIAAAHNGHSMEEEARLILGRALARVSPEGGLGSRIRNRFSALGGVELDLPARDEKANAADLSE; encoded by the coding sequence ATGGCCAGCCTCACTATTCGAAACCTGGACGATCAGATAAAGGAACAACTGCGTATCGCGGCAGCCCATAACGGCCACTCCATGGAGGAAGAGGCCCGGCTGATTTTAGGGCGTGCCTTGGCAAGAGTGAGTCCTGAAGGTGGATTGGGGAGTCGCATTCGAAACAGATTCAGTGCCCTGGGCGGTGTGGAACTGGATCTGCCTGCGCGTGACGAAAAGGCCAATGCGGCGGATTTATCTGAATGA